A section of the Prochlorococcus sp. MIT 1341 genome encodes:
- a CDS encoding endonuclease MutS2 → MEKLAIEAHEETLELLEWHILCKHLSSFASTVKGRNYCLSLPVLSNISTCRLLLEETKEIDFLDQDIEGGLSFHGVHDISHVLALCRKGGIASGEELLAIAETLGSVRNLRRQIDNAELRPTLTDRLINLVTHPQLERTLKRGLEHGGRVSDQASSDLAAFRKQIQCLRKERSDLISELLKSYGNLLNDNVVSERNGRPVVAVKIGAAAQFPGLVLDSSSSGNTLFMEPKGTIQLTNEISELEVRTFKEEQRLLGLWSREIANNADSLEDLIEIFMQFDVALARARYSRFLGGLPPDLKENAEAPFVLRGFRHPLLIWKQKREEAQPVVPITVDVSSNLRVVAITGPNTGGKTVTLKSIGLAVLMARSGLFLPCKGPPILPCFTSVFADIGDDQSLQQNLSTFSGHIRRICRILQILSHQPGIFLVLLDEIGAGTDPSEGSALAMSLLRTLADKARLTIATTHFGELKALKYFDARFENASVAFNGETLTPTYQLQWGIPGRSNALNIASRLGCPAEVITHAQELLNSKSEGEVNIVIKGLEEQRKRQHEAAENAALLLARTELLHEQLLNHWQKQSKKSAEIKENERRKLSASIQKGQQEVRRLIRQLRNTDASGETARVVGQRLRRIEAEHVEKVNEKISPGWRPEIGERIRLLALGKPGEILDISEDGLHLTVRCGVLRSKVNLHAVESLDGRKPNLTEQVVVVKTPLTLSRANEIKTSKNTVDVRGLRVHEAEVVVEEFMRKSTGPIWIMHGIGSGKLKHGLRHWLDSVPYVERVTDASKEDGGGACSIVWPK, encoded by the coding sequence ATGGAGAAATTAGCCATTGAAGCTCATGAGGAAACACTTGAATTATTGGAATGGCATATTCTTTGTAAACACCTATCAAGTTTTGCTAGCACTGTTAAAGGTCGTAATTATTGCCTATCTTTACCGGTCCTAAGCAATATATCTACATGTAGGTTGCTTTTAGAGGAAACCAAAGAGATAGATTTTTTAGATCAAGACATTGAAGGCGGTCTTTCATTTCATGGTGTTCATGATATTAGCCATGTTTTAGCTTTATGTAGAAAGGGCGGGATTGCTTCTGGTGAGGAGTTGTTAGCAATTGCAGAGACTCTTGGATCCGTAAGAAATCTACGTCGACAGATTGATAATGCAGAGTTAAGACCGACGTTGACTGATCGCTTAATTAATTTAGTTACACACCCTCAACTAGAAAGAACTCTTAAGCGTGGTTTAGAACATGGGGGTCGTGTTTCTGATCAAGCAAGTAGTGATTTAGCTGCTTTTAGAAAGCAAATTCAATGCTTGAGAAAGGAAAGAAGTGATTTGATTAGTGAGTTATTAAAGAGCTATGGCAACCTTTTAAACGATAATGTGGTTTCAGAGCGTAATGGTAGACCTGTTGTAGCAGTAAAGATTGGGGCGGCAGCACAATTTCCAGGGTTGGTTTTGGATAGTTCCTCTTCTGGAAACACTTTGTTCATGGAGCCCAAGGGAACTATCCAACTTACCAATGAGATAAGTGAATTAGAGGTACGAACTTTCAAAGAGGAGCAGCGCCTTTTAGGCCTATGGAGTAGAGAGATTGCTAATAATGCCGATTCACTCGAAGATCTTATTGAGATCTTTATGCAATTTGATGTTGCTTTAGCCCGCGCACGTTACAGCAGATTTTTAGGAGGTTTACCCCCAGACCTTAAAGAGAATGCAGAAGCTCCTTTTGTTTTGAGGGGGTTTAGGCATCCACTTTTGATTTGGAAACAAAAGCGAGAAGAGGCCCAACCTGTTGTACCTATAACTGTAGATGTTTCTTCTAACTTGAGAGTAGTTGCTATAACTGGCCCAAATACAGGAGGGAAGACAGTTACGCTGAAGTCTATAGGCTTAGCGGTTCTTATGGCACGCTCAGGTCTTTTCCTACCGTGTAAAGGGCCTCCGATCTTGCCCTGCTTTACAAGTGTTTTCGCTGATATTGGAGATGATCAGTCTCTTCAGCAGAATTTGTCTACCTTCAGTGGACATATAAGGCGAATCTGTCGCATTCTCCAGATTTTGTCTCATCAACCTGGGATTTTTTTAGTTCTTCTGGATGAGATTGGAGCAGGTACTGATCCTAGTGAAGGGAGTGCACTGGCAATGTCGTTGTTACGCACCTTGGCAGATAAAGCACGTTTAACTATTGCAACAACTCATTTTGGTGAGCTTAAAGCTCTTAAGTATTTTGATGCGCGCTTCGAAAATGCTTCTGTGGCATTTAATGGAGAGACTTTGACCCCTACTTATCAGTTGCAATGGGGCATCCCCGGGAGAAGTAATGCTTTAAATATTGCTTCTCGCCTTGGTTGCCCAGCTGAGGTTATCACTCACGCTCAAGAGCTTTTAAATTCTAAGAGCGAAGGAGAGGTGAATATTGTTATTAAAGGACTAGAGGAACAACGAAAGCGTCAGCACGAAGCGGCTGAAAATGCTGCTTTGCTTTTAGCACGTACTGAATTGCTTCATGAGCAGTTGCTAAACCACTGGCAGAAGCAGTCCAAGAAAAGTGCTGAGATTAAGGAAAATGAGCGCCGAAAGTTATCAGCTTCAATACAAAAAGGACAACAGGAGGTCCGCAGATTAATTAGGCAGCTAAGAAATACTGATGCTAGTGGTGAAACAGCCAGGGTTGTTGGACAACGCCTTCGTCGCATTGAGGCTGAACATGTTGAGAAGGTTAACGAGAAAATTTCCCCTGGTTGGAGACCAGAGATTGGTGAACGCATAAGGCTACTTGCACTTGGTAAACCAGGAGAAATTTTAGATATCTCTGAGGATGGACTGCATTTGACAGTGCGTTGTGGTGTTTTGAGGAGCAAAGTCAACTTGCATGCGGTGGAAAGCCTTGATGGCCGAAAGCCAAATTTGACCGAACAAGTTGTAGTAGTAAAGACGCCTTTAACTCTTTCTAGAGCTAATGAAATTAAGACGTCTAAAAATACTGTTGATGTCAGAGGTTTGCGAGTTCACGAGGCAGAGGTTGTCGTAGAAGAATTTATGCGTAAAAGCACTGGACCAATATGGATCATGCATGGCATTGGTAGTGGGAAACTAAAGCATGGATTAAGACATTGGCTAGATTCAGTTCCTTATGTTGAGAGAGTTACTGATGCTTCCAAGGAGGATGGAGGAGGAGCTTGCAGTATCGTTTGGCCAAAATAA
- a CDS encoding VOC family protein — MTRILDVQKLGHVAIRVKDMARAKCFYVGLGMKMVWEAEDWCYLETRSGEDGLALLGPGYTSAGPHFAFHFNRRSEVDAFHSRLQAEGVQVGEVHDHRDGTASFYLKDPEGNWLEMLYQPPGGIPKNQQEFQ, encoded by the coding sequence ATAACTAGAATCTTGGATGTTCAAAAGCTAGGCCACGTAGCTATTCGTGTTAAAGACATGGCCAGGGCTAAGTGCTTTTATGTTGGTCTTGGCATGAAAATGGTATGGGAGGCTGAGGATTGGTGCTATTTAGAGACCAGATCAGGTGAAGATGGACTTGCTTTATTAGGGCCTGGGTATACCTCAGCAGGGCCTCATTTTGCATTCCATTTCAACAGGCGATCAGAAGTAGATGCTTTCCATTCACGATTACAGGCGGAAGGTGTGCAAGTGGGAGAAGTACATGATCATCGCGATGGAACGGCATCTTTCTATCTAAAGGACCCAGAAGGTAACTGGCTAGAGATGCTTTATCAGCCTCCAGGAGGGATTCCTAAAAATCAACAGGAGTTTCAATAA
- the hemB gene encoding porphobilinogen synthase yields MDLTYRPRRLRRTHSLRAMVRENLLSPSDFIYPLFVHQGSQEEEIGAMPGAKRWSLDNVLNEVHRAWGLGIRCIVLFPKISEDLKSEDGSECFNENGLIPRAISLIKKELPDMTVMTDVALDPYSCDGHDGIVSKEGIVLNDETIEQLCRQAVVQAQAGADLIGPSDMMDGRVGAIREALDDEGFAPVGIISYTAKYSSAYYGPFREALDSAPRLDTRKVIPKDKSTYQMDPANSREAIIEAQLDEQEGADILMVKPGLAYLDIIYRLREESELPIAAYNVSGEYAMVKAAAQKGWIDERSVVLETLLSFKRAGADLILTYHACDAAGWLRNQLD; encoded by the coding sequence ATGGATTTAACTTATCGCCCTCGTCGTCTTCGTAGGACACATTCCCTGCGAGCAATGGTTAGAGAGAACTTACTAAGTCCTTCAGACTTTATATATCCATTATTTGTTCATCAAGGCTCTCAAGAAGAGGAAATAGGTGCCATGCCTGGTGCAAAGCGTTGGAGCTTGGACAATGTTTTGAATGAGGTGCACAGAGCTTGGGGGTTAGGTATTCGCTGCATAGTTCTTTTCCCAAAGATCTCTGAAGATTTAAAATCTGAGGATGGTTCTGAATGCTTTAACGAGAATGGACTCATACCCCGGGCCATAAGCCTTATTAAAAAGGAGTTGCCAGATATGACTGTTATGACTGACGTAGCCTTAGACCCTTATTCATGTGATGGCCATGATGGAATAGTCAGTAAAGAAGGGATCGTTTTAAATGATGAAACAATTGAACAGCTATGTCGGCAGGCTGTTGTTCAAGCACAGGCTGGAGCAGATTTAATTGGACCTAGCGACATGATGGATGGTCGTGTTGGTGCCATTCGTGAAGCGTTAGATGATGAAGGTTTTGCTCCTGTAGGAATCATTAGCTATACAGCAAAGTATTCATCTGCGTATTACGGACCCTTTAGAGAAGCTCTTGATTCGGCCCCCCGTTTAGACACTCGCAAGGTCATCCCTAAAGATAAAAGTACTTATCAGATGGACCCAGCGAATTCTCGTGAAGCGATTATTGAGGCTCAGCTGGATGAGCAAGAGGGAGCAGATATCTTGATGGTTAAACCTGGGCTCGCATATTTGGATATTATTTATCGCCTGCGGGAAGAGTCTGAACTACCCATAGCGGCATATAACGTAAGCGGAGAATATGCAATGGTGAAGGCGGCAGCACAAAAAGGTTGGATTGATGAACGTTCAGTGGTCCTTGAAACTTTATTGAGCTTTAAGCGAGCCGGAGCCGATTTGATACTCACATACCATGCCTGTGATGCAGCAGGTTGGTTGAGGAATCAACTGGATTAG
- a CDS encoding J domain-containing protein, protein MGASGYKDYFNVLGLQRDASTADVKDAFRKLARKFHPDLNSDDPMAEENFKEVNEAYEVLSDPAKRRKYEQFGQYWNQAGVMPGNGTGFDVDFGRYGNFDDFINELLGRFGGAQAASTGFPGGFSGSGGFPRSQARSPANLDAEVVVKISFKEAFRGAQRTLSVNEERVQVVIPKGIKTGSRLRLKGKGNSQPGTGRRGDLYLKLKVETHPIWHLDGDQLCAEFPVSLEELVLGAVVTVITPDGEVELTIPARTALGKSFRLKGKGWPSANGYGDLLLKTALKLPSSWTEKELELLQEIKSLRKEDPRASWLVDACL, encoded by the coding sequence ATGGGTGCGAGTGGGTACAAAGATTATTTCAATGTGCTTGGGCTTCAAAGGGATGCAAGCACCGCAGATGTGAAGGATGCTTTTAGGAAGTTAGCAAGGAAGTTTCATCCTGATTTGAATTCTGATGATCCAATGGCAGAAGAAAATTTTAAAGAAGTCAATGAGGCATATGAAGTCTTATCTGACCCTGCTAAACGGCGAAAATATGAACAGTTTGGCCAGTATTGGAATCAAGCAGGTGTAATGCCAGGAAATGGCACTGGTTTTGATGTTGATTTTGGAAGATATGGAAATTTTGATGATTTCATAAATGAACTGTTGGGACGATTTGGTGGCGCTCAGGCAGCGTCAACAGGCTTCCCTGGAGGGTTTTCTGGTTCTGGAGGGTTTCCACGGTCACAGGCAAGATCACCAGCGAATCTTGATGCAGAAGTAGTTGTAAAAATTTCCTTTAAGGAGGCTTTTCGAGGTGCGCAAAGAACTCTTTCAGTAAATGAAGAACGTGTTCAGGTGGTTATACCAAAAGGGATCAAAACAGGTTCTCGATTGCGACTGAAAGGTAAGGGTAACTCTCAGCCTGGAACTGGAAGAAGAGGAGATCTTTATTTAAAACTTAAAGTAGAAACTCATCCAATTTGGCATTTGGATGGAGATCAATTATGTGCTGAATTCCCTGTTTCTTTGGAAGAATTGGTTCTTGGCGCAGTCGTTACAGTCATCACTCCGGATGGGGAGGTTGAATTAACTATTCCGGCTAGAACTGCATTGGGAAAAAGCTTTCGATTAAAGGGGAAGGGATGGCCTTCTGCTAATGGCTATGGTGATTTACTCCTTAAAACTGCGCTTAAATTACCTTCTTCATGGACGGAAAAGGAGCTTGAATTGCTCCAAGAGATAAAATCTCTACGTAAAGAGGATCCTCGAGCATCTTGGCTTGTTGATGCTTGTTTATGA
- a CDS encoding SulP family inorganic anion transporter gives MALIHGLHLKNLRGDLLGGLTAAVVALPLALAFGNAALGPGGAIYGLYGAVVVGFIAALFGGTPSQVSGPTGPMSVTVAGVVASLASVGVSRDLAAGEILPLVMAAVVIGGLFQVLFGILKLGKYITLVPYSVVSGFMSGIGVIILALQLGPLIGITTRGGVIDSLHGLASNFEPNGAAIAVAVMTLAIVFLTPRRISQWIPSPLLALLIVTPLSVILFGDANLEARGIEPLPRIGTIPEGGLTFSMPNWNEHFPVIFKAGLVLAVLGAIDSLLTSLVADNISQTRHDSDRELIGQGLGNSLAGLVTGLPGAGATMRTVINIKSGGSTPISGMVHSLVLLIVLLGAGPLAAEIPTALLAGILIKVGLDIIDWGFLLRAHKLSAKTASVMYGVLLMTVFWDLIWAVLVGVFVANMLTIDSITETQLEGMEADNPINGESNIIGPDSTSLPSDEQLLMDKCKGEVMLFRLKGPLSFGAAKGISERMMLVRNYKVLILDITEVPRLGVTATLALEDMVQEAKTNARKAYVASSSEKVRERLSKFGVEEVVGSRKEALEKAVEDLKN, from the coding sequence TTGGCATTAATTCATGGATTGCACCTAAAGAATCTAAGAGGTGACTTATTAGGTGGATTAACCGCTGCTGTAGTTGCACTCCCTTTAGCCCTTGCCTTCGGAAATGCAGCTTTAGGCCCAGGAGGGGCAATTTATGGCCTTTATGGAGCAGTTGTAGTTGGCTTTATAGCTGCTTTATTTGGCGGGACACCCTCACAAGTCAGTGGTCCAACGGGGCCTATGAGCGTGACTGTCGCTGGGGTAGTAGCTAGTTTGGCATCTGTAGGAGTATCTAGAGATCTAGCAGCAGGGGAAATCCTCCCTCTTGTAATGGCTGCGGTAGTAATTGGCGGACTATTTCAGGTTTTATTTGGAATCCTGAAGCTTGGTAAATATATAACTTTAGTTCCCTATTCGGTCGTATCTGGTTTCATGTCCGGGATCGGGGTAATTATCCTTGCTCTCCAACTTGGACCATTAATAGGCATAACAACTAGAGGGGGTGTTATTGATTCATTACATGGCTTGGCAAGCAATTTTGAACCCAATGGAGCAGCAATTGCCGTTGCTGTAATGACTCTGGCAATTGTCTTCCTAACTCCTCGTCGCATAAGCCAGTGGATTCCATCCCCTCTTCTTGCCCTTCTAATAGTTACTCCATTGTCTGTAATCCTATTTGGGGACGCGAACTTAGAAGCTCGAGGGATAGAACCCTTACCAAGAATTGGAACAATCCCTGAAGGTGGACTCACATTCAGCATGCCCAACTGGAATGAACATTTTCCAGTTATTTTTAAAGCTGGTTTAGTCCTAGCTGTTTTAGGTGCAATAGATTCTCTACTAACTTCATTAGTCGCAGACAATATCTCACAAACTCGTCATGATTCTGATAGAGAGTTAATAGGTCAAGGGCTAGGAAATAGCTTGGCAGGACTAGTAACTGGCTTACCAGGTGCAGGCGCAACAATGCGCACAGTAATTAACATCAAATCAGGTGGGAGTACGCCAATATCTGGAATGGTTCATTCTCTTGTTCTTTTAATTGTTCTACTAGGAGCTGGCCCACTTGCTGCAGAAATCCCAACTGCACTTTTAGCTGGAATTCTTATAAAAGTTGGTCTAGATATTATTGACTGGGGATTTCTCTTAAGAGCACATAAACTTTCAGCAAAGACAGCCTCAGTAATGTATGGCGTACTACTAATGACAGTTTTCTGGGACCTTATTTGGGCTGTTCTAGTTGGGGTCTTTGTAGCCAATATGCTCACCATTGACTCCATCACTGAAACACAGCTTGAGGGAATGGAAGCTGACAATCCAATTAATGGTGAAAGCAACATTATTGGCCCTGACTCCACCTCATTGCCTTCTGATGAACAACTCCTAATGGACAAGTGCAAAGGTGAGGTTATGCTTTTCAGATTAAAAGGTCCTCTCAGTTTTGGAGCAGCTAAAGGTATTTCCGAGAGAATGATGCTCGTAAGAAATTACAAGGTTCTCATTCTTGATATAACAGAAGTTCCCCGCCTAGGAGTCACTGCAACCCTAGCCCTTGAGGACATGGTCCAGGAAGCAAAAACGAATGCAAGAAAAGCCTATGTAGCAAGTTCAAGTGAAAAAGTAAGAGAAAGACTGTCGAAGTTTGGGGTAGAAGAAGTTGTAGGCAGTCGCAAAGAGGCTCTTGAGAAAGCAGTGGAGGATTTAAAAAACTAA
- a CDS encoding sodium-dependent bicarbonate transport family permease, producing the protein MDTSLVLQNVLTPPVLFFFLGTIAVVLRSDLEIPAPLPKLFSFYLLLAIGFKGGLELEGSGFGIQVVQTVGAAVLMSLVLPIICFLILRIKLDVFNSAAIAAAYGSISAVTFITAESFLENLNLHFDGFMVAALALMESPAIIVGLLLVKICAPKPRANAKKIRWKSILHEAMLNGSVYLLIGSLLIGYLTAAHNPSGVAKMQPFTGNLFYGAECFFLLDMGIVAAKRLPRLLKAGSFLIGFAIAMPLLNAFLGVQVARLLALSTGNALLFVVLCASASYIAVPAAMRMTVPEAKSSYYISTALGLTFPFNIVFGIPLYMGMVNKFIPLAS; encoded by the coding sequence ATGGACACTAGCCTTGTTCTGCAAAATGTCTTAACCCCCCCAGTTCTATTCTTTTTCCTGGGAACAATTGCAGTTGTCTTGCGCTCTGATCTCGAGATACCTGCGCCACTGCCAAAACTTTTTTCCTTCTACTTGCTTTTAGCAATTGGATTTAAAGGAGGTTTAGAGCTTGAGGGGAGTGGCTTTGGCATACAAGTTGTTCAGACTGTTGGCGCAGCAGTATTAATGTCTCTGGTTTTACCAATAATTTGCTTCTTGATACTTAGGATAAAACTTGATGTATTCAATTCTGCTGCAATTGCAGCAGCCTATGGTTCAATTAGCGCAGTAACATTTATCACTGCGGAAAGTTTTTTAGAAAACCTGAATCTTCATTTTGATGGATTTATGGTTGCTGCACTTGCATTGATGGAATCCCCTGCAATTATCGTTGGTCTCCTACTAGTCAAAATTTGCGCTCCAAAACCAAGAGCTAATGCAAAAAAAATTCGTTGGAAGTCAATCTTGCATGAGGCAATGTTAAATGGTTCGGTATATTTACTGATTGGCAGCCTACTTATTGGTTACTTAACAGCAGCCCATAATCCATCTGGTGTTGCAAAGATGCAGCCTTTCACAGGAAATCTTTTTTATGGTGCTGAATGCTTCTTTTTACTTGATATGGGTATTGTTGCGGCCAAAAGGCTCCCAAGACTTTTAAAAGCTGGCTCTTTTCTCATTGGATTCGCAATCGCGATGCCATTATTAAATGCCTTTTTAGGGGTACAAGTTGCCAGACTTCTTGCGTTATCCACAGGAAACGCACTGTTATTCGTTGTCTTATGTGCAAGCGCATCTTATATAGCTGTACCTGCTGCAATGCGCATGACAGTTCCTGAAGCGAAATCAAGTTATTACATATCGACTGCTCTTGGACTTACCTTCCCATTTAATATAGTTTTTGGAATACCTTTATATATGGGGATGGTTAACAAGTTCATCCCTCTAGCTTCCTAG
- a CDS encoding P-II family nitrogen regulator has product MKRLDLIFSDRELDTMLNALDEGGAPGYTITKHVTGKGPQGAVSEDMEFTDLGANAHLIVFCDETTLASLKEKIKPILNYYGGIGYVSDAIPL; this is encoded by the coding sequence ATGAAAAGACTAGATCTAATTTTCAGTGATCGCGAACTCGATACTATGCTCAATGCCCTTGACGAAGGTGGAGCCCCTGGTTACACAATTACTAAACATGTAACGGGTAAAGGTCCTCAAGGGGCAGTTTCAGAGGATATGGAATTCACTGATCTAGGAGCTAATGCACATTTAATTGTGTTTTGTGATGAGACAACGCTAGCCAGTCTGAAAGAAAAAATAAAGCCAATTCTTAACTATTACGGAGGGATTGGGTATGTTTCAGATGCTATACCATTATAA
- a CDS encoding NAD(P)/FAD-dependent oxidoreductase, which translates to MELIEADVVIVGGGPAGCTCALYTSRADLKTVILDKNPSVGALAITHQIANYPGVSSEISGDDLLTLMRNQCIQYGTDYRRAQVFSVDIAEDFKTVYTPEGTFKAKALVLATGAMGRPASFEGEADFLGRGVSYCATCDGAFYKGRQVAVVGVNQEAVEEAQVLTKFAETVHWITSNDPKGDDHHAQSLLQQSNIKHWSKTRLLSIEGNEGGVTGIEIKSRGAEHSQNIPLEGVFVYMSGSKPITDFLGDQVAFREDGGVLVDDFMSTTVEGVWAIGDIRNTPFKQAVVAASDGCIAAMAIDRFLNSRKIIRVDWVHS; encoded by the coding sequence TTGGAATTAATCGAAGCTGATGTAGTCATAGTCGGAGGAGGCCCAGCAGGTTGTACCTGTGCCCTTTATACCTCTCGGGCTGATCTGAAAACAGTGATTCTTGATAAAAACCCGTCAGTTGGAGCATTGGCTATTACTCATCAGATTGCTAATTATCCAGGCGTTTCCAGCGAGATTAGCGGTGATGATCTTTTGACTTTGATGCGCAATCAATGTATTCAATATGGAACTGACTACAGACGGGCACAGGTTTTTAGTGTTGATATAGCCGAGGATTTCAAGACCGTTTATACCCCTGAGGGGACTTTTAAGGCAAAGGCTCTTGTTTTGGCTACTGGAGCTATGGGTCGGCCCGCATCATTTGAAGGAGAAGCTGATTTCCTTGGGCGAGGGGTGAGTTATTGCGCTACTTGTGATGGGGCTTTTTACAAAGGCCGTCAAGTTGCCGTAGTAGGAGTAAATCAAGAGGCTGTAGAAGAAGCTCAGGTTTTGACAAAGTTCGCAGAAACGGTGCATTGGATTACATCTAATGACCCGAAGGGAGATGACCATCATGCGCAGTCTTTACTTCAACAATCAAACATTAAGCATTGGAGTAAAACTCGTCTTCTTTCTATAGAAGGTAATGAAGGTGGAGTTACTGGAATAGAAATTAAATCTAGAGGAGCGGAACACTCGCAGAATATTCCTTTAGAAGGAGTTTTTGTGTATATGAGCGGGTCAAAACCTATTACTGATTTTTTAGGAGATCAAGTTGCATTTAGAGAAGATGGAGGAGTTCTCGTGGATGATTTTATGTCAACTACTGTAGAGGGTGTTTGGGCAATAGGTGATATTAGAAACACCCCTTTTAAACAGGCAGTGGTTGCTGCATCTGATGGTTGTATAGCTGCAATGGCAATTGATAGATTTTTAAATAGTAGGAAGATAATTAGGGTTGATTGGGTCCATTCTTGA